The DNA segment CCGCTCGCTGGACGGCAAGGACGGCTCCTACGTCCTCACCCTGCTGCGCACGGACAGCGGCAGGGCGGTGCCCGTGGTCCGCGGCTGGCTGCCGGGACCGCCGCGGCCCGGCGCCGCCCCGGCGCCTCCCTCCGGGGAAGTCACCGTGACCGGCGCGCTCCAGGCCTCCGAGACCCCGGGCGACAACGGCGTCACCGGCGCGGGCGGACTGCCGTCCGGGCAGGTCGGCATGATCAGCGCGGCGTCGCTGGTGAACCTCGTCCCGTACCGCGTCTACGACGCCTGGATCACGCTGGACGCGGCGGCCCCGGGGCTCAAGGCGGTCCCGGCGACCGCCCCCGAGGGCGGCGGCCTCGACCTGAAGGCGTTCCAGAACCTGGGCTACACCGGCGAGTGGTTCGTCTTCGCGGCCTTCGTCGTCTTCATGTGGT comes from the Streptomyces sp. TS71-3 genome and includes:
- a CDS encoding SURF1 family protein translates to MYRFLLTPRWWGINVFALLAIPLCIFMGTWQLSRFEGHVRDQREADQATSAAHRAAPRPLDSLLPVSQLTTGERATATGHYADQFLVPHRSLDGKDGSYVLTLLRTDSGRAVPVVRGWLPGPPRPGAAPAPPSGEVTVTGALQASETPGDNGVTGAGGLPSGQVGMISAASLVNLVPYRVYDAWITLDAAAPGLKAVPATAPEGGGLDLKAFQNLGYTGEWFVFAAFVVFMWFRLARREAEMARDARLGLLDVEGRAADAARTADAAQAENHRTASTR